The Sporomusaceae bacterium genomic sequence CCTGGCGGCGATTTCCCGTATCCCGGTCAGCGTCGGCCCGGCCTCGTCCTCGGCCATCTCCGCCACTTGGCGCAGCGCATAGCCGGTTGTCCATATCTCGGGCAGCACGACAACGGCGGCGTTTGCGGCCGCCTCGGCGATAAGGGCCAGGCCGCGGGCCCGGTTGGCCGCGACGTCGCCTGCGATGATGCGCATCTGGACCATAGCGATTTTCACGTACAGCCCTCCACTTCAGATAAATACTCTATTTCATCAGACCTCTGGACCGCAGCATCTTGACGGCCAGTTTCTCGAAGCGGCGGTGGATACGGGTGCCGATGAATTCCTGGGCGGTCAGCGGCTTGACCCAGATAGTCATCAGGCCCATGCGGTTGCCGCCGAGGACGTCGGTGAACAACTGGTCGCCGACAACCACCGCCTCGTGGGGTTCGAGCCCCAGTTCGGCCAGCGCTCGCCGGAAGCCCGTCTTGGCGGGCTTGTACGCCCGCGAGACGAACGGCAGGCCGAAACGGACGGCGATTTCCCGCACCCGCCCGCGCCAGTTGTTGGAAACGATCGCCACCTTAAAGCCCCGGGCCAGCACATCCTCCAGCCAGGCGACGATGGCGGCGTCCATCTCGCGGCTGTCCCAGGGGATGATGGTGTTGTCGAGGTCGAAGATGACCCCGCGGACGCCCTGGCCCGCAAGAGCGTCGAGGTCGATCTCGAACAGGGAGTCGACAACGAGATTAGGACAAAGCAGGCGATACAACAGGGCACCTCCCAGGATTTATTACCAAAAATTATATCACGGCCGCCGTCAAAAGACAAAAAATGCGGCAATAGGAAAAGCCTTACCTTGCGGTAAGGCTCTTGGCAGGTTTTCACGTTTAAAACTGGCCGTCTTCGGCGGACAGGTTCTTGCTGAGCTTGCCGATGGCCCGCTTCTCGATCCGTGATACATAAGAACGGGAGATACCGAGCATCTTGGCGATGTCGCGCTGCGTCTT encodes the following:
- a CDS encoding YqeG family HAD IIIA-type phosphatase → MYRLLCPNLVVDSLFEIDLDALAGQGVRGVIFDLDNTIIPWDSREMDAAIVAWLEDVLARGFKVAIVSNNWRGRVREIAVRFGLPFVSRAYKPAKTGFRRALAELGLEPHEAVVVGDQLFTDVLGGNRMGLMTIWVKPLTAQEFIGTRIHRRFEKLAVKMLRSRGLMK